The window CGATGCTTGTTGTGCCCCGTGCTCGCAATGTATCCTGAAAGGGCTTTCTCCCGCCTCTTTCCCCCACCTTGCGGAGCCTGCACGCGTGTGCGTCTTGCCGCGTTCGATTTCATCCGTTCTGCACAGAGGATCGCTGTTAGGCGTCCTGGTGGTGATCGTGACGGCGACAATTGTCGGCGCCCATGCGCCTGACTATTTACGCGACGTGCGTCCTATCCTGGCCAGCAAATGCTTCGCATGTCATGGGGCTGACGACGCAGTCCGTCAGGCGGGTTTGAGACTCGATGACGGCGCCTCGTCCACGGCGGTGCTCGATAGCGGCCGGCGGGCCATCGTGGCCGGCAAGCCCGACGACAGCGAGTTGATCGCCCGTGTGTGCTCCGCCGATCCAGACATAGCGATGCCGCCCAAAGAGACCGGCAAACACGTTTCGCCGGCCGAGGCCGAAACGCTGCGCCAATGGATCGCCGCTGGAGCCAACTATGCCAGGCATTGGGCATACGTGAAGCCGGTGCGCTCCGCGCTGCCAGCGGTGCGCGACACAAGCTGGCCGCGCGGCGCGATCGACCACTTCGTACTCGCGCGGCTCGAGTCGGAGCAGCTGGTCCCGTCGGCGCCGGCCGGTCGCGAGACGCTTATCCGCCGCGTATCGCTCGACTTATTGGGCTTGCCCCCCACGGCCGACGAAGTGCAAACATTTATCGCCGATCTACGTCCCGACGCCTACGAGAAATTGGTCGACCGATTGCTGGCCAAGCCCGCCTATGGCGAGCGCTGGGCCGCCGTGTGGCTCGATCTGGCGCGCTATGCGGACTCGCAAGGGTATGCGCCCGATGGTCCGCGCACGATTTGGCGATGGCGCGATTGGGTGATTACGGCGCTAAATCACAACATGCCCTACGATCAGTTCACCATCGAGCAATTGGCGGGTGACATGCTGCCCAATGCCAGCACCGAGCAGATCGTGGCGACCGGTTTCCATCGCAATACGCAGCTCAATACCGAAGGGGGCGTAAACCTGGAGGAGTTTCGTCACGCTGCTGTGGTCGATCGCGTGAACACGACGTTCTCGGTATGGATGGGCTCGACGATGGCCTGCGCCCAGTGCCATCATCACAAATACGACCCCTTCAGCCAGCGCGATTACTATCAGGTGTTTTCGATATTCAACAACACCGACGATTTCAACACCGACAATCCGATCGTTGAGACACCGCGCGTAGATCGGGATGCTGAGTATGCACCAGCCAAATCCGATCTCGCCGCGGCCCAGGCTTCGTGGGACGAAGAAACCAAGCGTCGTGACGAAGCTCAAGCGGAGTGGGAAAAGAGTGCGGCGCCGGCTGCCGCCACGCCCGACGGCAAGTCGCAGGAGGCCGCGTCAAGCGGCACCCCGCCAGCTGACGCGGGGACCCCGGCTGCACCACCTCAAGAAATCGTCGCCATACTCGCTGTCGCGGCAGACAAACGCGACAAGGGGCAGCAGGACAAGCTGCTGGCATACCATCGTGGCCTTTCTAATGAATGGAAGGCTGCCGACGAGCGGCTCAAGTCCTGCAAGCAGAAACTCGAGGAAGTTAGCAGCACGGTGCCGATCATGCGCGATGGGACGCCGCGACCTTCCTTTATTTTTCTGCGCGGCGAATTCCTCAGCCCTGGCGAGGCGGTAAGCCCCGGTGTGCCTGCGGCGCTGCACCCGGCACCGACGGAAACCAAGCTCGATCGGCTGGGCCTGGCGCGGTGGCTGGTCGATGCCGAGAATCCGCTCTTCGGACGGGTAGCGGTGAATCGGCTGTGGCAAGAGTTGTTCGGCAGCGGCATTGTCGAAACGGCCGAAGAGTTTGGCACCCAGGGCGAGCCCCCTTCGCATCCCGAGTTGCTGGACTGGCTGGCGGTGGAATATCGCGCAAGCGGTTGGAACACCAAGCACATGCTGAAACTGATCGTTACCTCGGCCGTGTACCAACAGTCGGCCGCGGTCAATGCGGCGCTCGCCGACCGCGATCCACACAATCGGCTGTTAGCGCGGGGGCCGCGCGTGCGGTTGTCCGCCGAAATGTTGCGCGATCAGGCGTTGGCCATTTCTGGGCTGTTGAGCAGCAAGATGTATGGCCCGCCGGTCCATCCACCGCAACCATCGCTTGGCCTGGCGGCGGCCTTCGGTGGCAGCACCGATTGGAAGACCAGCGAAGGAGAGGACCGCCACCGCCGCGCGATTTACACTCGCTGGAGGCGCAACCTCCCTTACCCTTCGATGGTGGCGTTTGACGTGCCCGAGCGCAACGTGTGCGCCATGCGCCGCATGCGCACCAACACGCCGCTACAGGCACTGGTGACGCTGAACGACCCCGTGTTCGTCGAGTGTGCACAGGCGTTGGCAAGGCGCGTAATCTCCGAAGGAGGGGACAGCACGACAAGTCGCGCCGCGTGGCTGTTGAAGCAATCGGTGAACCGAACGCCTACGACCAGCGAAGTCGAACGTATCGCAAGCTTGTACACCGAAGTGCGTGCTGCATTGGCGCGCGATCCGGCGAAGGCAACCGCGCTAGCGACAAAACCGCTCGGTCCGCTGCCACCAGGGACCAACGACGTCGAGGCTGCGGCCTGGACCGTGGCTGCCAATGTCGCGTTAAACCTGGACGAAACTTTGACAAAGCCGTGATGCCATGACAAACACGCATGCTCTGAACCTGGCGATGCAGCGAACGCGCCGCCATTTCTTGCGCGACTCGGCCATGGCGTTGGGGGGCGTCGCCCTGGCGCTGATGGAGCAGGGAGAGGGCGCGGCTGCCACGAGCGGCGCCGCGGAAGCCGATCCCTTCTTGCCAAAGCCGGGACACTTTCCCGCGCGGGTAAAGAATGTCATTTTTCTCTCCATGTCGGGCGGGCCACCGCATCTTGATCTGTTCGACTACAAGCCGGAGCTGGTCGCGCGCGACGGCCAGGATTGCCCCGAGTCGCTTACCAAGGGGAAGCAATTTGCTTTCACAAGCGGAACTCCCAAGCTGTTGGGCACCCGACAAAAATTCTCGCAGCATGGTGAGAGCGGGGCCTGGATGTCGCAGGCCCTGCCAAATCTGGCACGCGTTGCCGACGACTTAACGATCATCAAGTCGGCCTGGACCGAACAGTTCAATCACGGGCCTGCCGAACTATTGCTGTATACCGGCTTTCCACGGGCTCAGGGACGCGCCTCGATGGGGTCCTGGGTCACTTATGGACTGGGATCCGAAAGCCGCGATCTGCCCGGCTACATTGTTTTTGTCTCGGGCAATTCGCTGCCGAGTGCCGGCAAGGTGGCGTGGGGAAGCGGTTTTTTGCCCAGCGTCTATCAAGGCGTGCAATGCCGCACCGGTGGAGATCCGGTTTTGTATTTGACGGATCCCGAGGGAATGGACCGCTCGTTGCGGCGGCTGAGCCTGGACGCACTTAATGAGCTCAATGCCATCGAAGCGCAGAAGCTCGGTCAGCCAGAGACTGCCACGCGAATCGCCCAATATGAAATGGCGTTTCGCATGCAGACAGTCGTGCCCGAAACGATGGACATCTCGCAGGAGCCGGCCCACGTGCTGGGCGCGTACGGTGCACAGCCGGGTGCTGCGACGTTCGCCAACAATTGCCTGTTGGCGCGCCGACTGGTCGAACGTGGCGTGCGCTTTGTCCAGTTGTTCGACTGGGGTTGGGATTTTCACGGCACGAACGCCGTGGAGGAGATCGAGACGGGCCTGGTGAAGCGCTGCAAGTCGATGGATCAGCCCGTCGCGGCGCTGATCCAGGACCTCAAGCAGCGCGGACTATTGGACGAGACCTTGGTCGTGTGGTCCGGAGAATTTGGACGCACGCCGTTTCGCGAGGGACGAACCAAAGACGGCAAATTCCTCGGTCGCGACCATCACCCGTTTTCCTATTCGATGTTCATGGCCGGCGGCGGCCTGAAACCGGGAATCAGCTACGGCGCGACCGATGAGTTGGGCTGGGCGGCCGTCGAAAAACCGGTGCACCCACACGATCTGCAGGCCACGATCCTGCACTTGCTGGGCCTGGATCACACGCGATTGACGTACAGGTTTCAGGGGCGAGACTTTCGCCTGACCGACGTGCGCGGAGAAGTGATCCGCGATATCCTGGCCTGAGAGAGCCGCCGCGGCTTACCAGGCGTCCTCATCTGGATTGCGTTCCGCTCCCCCAGTTTCGCGCTTCGTAACTCAACTACGTAATGAGGCCGAACCCGCTGGCCGATTGCGGCCCTCAAGTAACTCGTCGGCGCCTACAATGCGCAACCGATCCCAGAATGATCAGGCCGGACCAGACTACGATTGTGCTTGGCTCGGGAACGACGGGCGAAGCGGCATTTATCGTGAGGTTATCGACATAAGCCGTCGTCGGAGTCTCGTCATCTCCTGCCGAGCCATAGCCGATGCGTACGAAATTGACGGAGAAACTACCCCACGACATGCCAGGAGAGTAGTCGCTACCGTCCAGTTGGGCGAGGGTCATGCTGCTCGGCGTCAATAGCCCGCTCGTGTCACCCTCGATGTGAAACAGCGTCTGGTTGGGATCGACAGTCAGATCGGTCCAGGTATTTGGCGTAATCGAGGCAGGATCGTTGTACATCACGGCCAGAGTGCTGTCGCCACCACTGCCCGGGGTGTTAATCGACAGGATCAGATAAGGTAACTGGTCGCTTGAAGTAGGGAGGCGATCGACGAAGTAGTCTGCGGAGGTGATCTGCCCGAGCGTAATATTCGAGGAGCTGATATCAAGCTTCACGCGGGCATAGTCCGAAGCGCTTCCGAGGGACAATCGCAATGACTGGTCTCCAGCATAGGCAGGGTCAGGAGATGGCCTGATCGAGGCCGAACCGCCTCCCGAGGCAGCCAAATCATAGCCGTTGGGGTTCTCAAATCCGTCGGTAATCGAAATATCGGCG of the Pirellulales bacterium genome contains:
- a CDS encoding DUF1553 domain-containing protein → MPRSISSVLHRGSLLGVLVVIVTATIVGAHAPDYLRDVRPILASKCFACHGADDAVRQAGLRLDDGASSTAVLDSGRRAIVAGKPDDSELIARVCSADPDIAMPPKETGKHVSPAEAETLRQWIAAGANYARHWAYVKPVRSALPAVRDTSWPRGAIDHFVLARLESEQLVPSAPAGRETLIRRVSLDLLGLPPTADEVQTFIADLRPDAYEKLVDRLLAKPAYGERWAAVWLDLARYADSQGYAPDGPRTIWRWRDWVITALNHNMPYDQFTIEQLAGDMLPNASTEQIVATGFHRNTQLNTEGGVNLEEFRHAAVVDRVNTTFSVWMGSTMACAQCHHHKYDPFSQRDYYQVFSIFNNTDDFNTDNPIVETPRVDRDAEYAPAKSDLAAAQASWDEETKRRDEAQAEWEKSAAPAAATPDGKSQEAASSGTPPADAGTPAAPPQEIVAILAVAADKRDKGQQDKLLAYHRGLSNEWKAADERLKSCKQKLEEVSSTVPIMRDGTPRPSFIFLRGEFLSPGEAVSPGVPAALHPAPTETKLDRLGLARWLVDAENPLFGRVAVNRLWQELFGSGIVETAEEFGTQGEPPSHPELLDWLAVEYRASGWNTKHMLKLIVTSAVYQQSAAVNAALADRDPHNRLLARGPRVRLSAEMLRDQALAISGLLSSKMYGPPVHPPQPSLGLAAAFGGSTDWKTSEGEDRHRRAIYTRWRRNLPYPSMVAFDVPERNVCAMRRMRTNTPLQALVTLNDPVFVECAQALARRVISEGGDSTTSRAAWLLKQSVNRTPTTSEVERIASLYTEVRAALARDPAKATALATKPLGPLPPGTNDVEAAAWTVAANVALNLDETLTKP
- a CDS encoding DUF1501 domain-containing protein, whose amino-acid sequence is MTNTHALNLAMQRTRRHFLRDSAMALGGVALALMEQGEGAAATSGAAEADPFLPKPGHFPARVKNVIFLSMSGGPPHLDLFDYKPELVARDGQDCPESLTKGKQFAFTSGTPKLLGTRQKFSQHGESGAWMSQALPNLARVADDLTIIKSAWTEQFNHGPAELLLYTGFPRAQGRASMGSWVTYGLGSESRDLPGYIVFVSGNSLPSAGKVAWGSGFLPSVYQGVQCRTGGDPVLYLTDPEGMDRSLRRLSLDALNELNAIEAQKLGQPETATRIAQYEMAFRMQTVVPETMDISQEPAHVLGAYGAQPGAATFANNCLLARRLVERGVRFVQLFDWGWDFHGTNAVEEIETGLVKRCKSMDQPVAALIQDLKQRGLLDETLVVWSGEFGRTPFREGRTKDGKFLGRDHHPFSYSMFMAGGGLKPGISYGATDELGWAAVEKPVHPHDLQATILHLLGLDHTRLTYRFQGRDFRLTDVRGEVIRDILA